The DNA segment GCCGGCAAAGAAGTTCAAGGCCCAGGCCAGCGGATAGATCAGCGGGCGAACGATGACGCCGAAGAAGCCATAATCGATCACGTTGCCGAGGCTGGCGCTGTGCAGCTCGCGGCCGACTTCGGCGAGCAGCTCGCGGTCTTTCGGCCCGACGAAGATATGGACATCGGTGGCGGCAGGCACGGCGACCGACGGGTAATCATGCGCCGCCTGGTTCGGGTCCGGCTTGACTTGCACGTTTGCTGGGGTGACGCCGACGGCCGGCTGATCGGGCACCGCCAGCATCGCAAAGTAATGATCAACGACGCCCGCCCACTGATAGGTATGAGCAGCGGCGGTAGCAGGGTTGACCTTCGCGCCGGCCATCTGCTCGCGGCTGCCGTCTGTTGTGTACATGACGATTTGCGGCGGCGTGCTGTAACTGCCGCCGGCTTTATCGCTCTGATCGCCGAAGCCCGATCCGACGACAAGCTGCGCCGGCGATTCGCTGCCGGTGACGCTCGCCCTGGCGTCAAAGACCATGCGGTTGCCGTAGAAGGTGAACTCTTTCGTCGAAGTGACTCCGCCCTTTGCCGCGGTGAAAATAATCTTGCCCTGCTCGCCGGAATTGATGGTGATCTCGTTGCCGCTGATGGCGACGCCTTCGACTTTGGTCTGATAGTTTGTCGCGTTAAGCTGCGCGGCTAGCTCAGGCTGCGCCGGCAATTTCAAGGCAAGCGGCGCATCCAAGCCCTCTGGCAACGGCTGCGGGATCAGTTGCAGGTCGCCGCGGTCGGCCCCAAGCAACGGTCTATCTTTATCATTGTCGCGATAATGATGCATCACCCACGAAGTCGCTACCGCGCCATGATTGGTCAAGGTGACTTTCCAATAAGGCGTGTTGACGATGAGGTCGCGCGGCACCTCTTCGATGACAGGTGCCGGTGCCGGTGCCGGTGCCTGCGGCTTGGTTTTGGCGGTAACCGGGGCGGGCGCCGGTGTCGAAACCGCCGGCGGATTGGTCGGCAAGGGTTGTGGTGAAGTCGCTAGCGGCTCTTCAACGGGTTGCGGCGGCGGCGGCGGAAAGAAGCGATTCATCACCCATGAGTAGCCCATGAGCACGGTCACAGAAAGAACCAGTGCCAACAACAGACGTTTACGTTCCATCAATTCACATCGGGCGCTGCCGGCCCGTCCTTACAATTTTATGACCGCTTGCAGCAAGGCAAGCCGCCTTATTTCACCGGGTCGTAGCCGCCGGGATGAAACGGATGGCACCGCAGCAGCCGGCGCACGCCCATGTAAGCGCCGCGCAGCGCGCCGTAGCGGCGAACCGCTTCGAGAGTGTACGCAGAGCAAGTGGGCGTGAACCTGCAAGCCGGCGGGAGCATCGGCGAGATGACCATTTGATAGCCGCGAATTAAAGCGATTAAGACTACTTTCACTGCTGTCCCGCCCTCGCCAGAAAGGCGATAAAGTCGCCTTCCAGATCGCCATAAGCCGCCTCGACCAATGGCCGCTTGACGTTAATGACTATATCAACTCCCGCAGGGACAAGCCATTTGTTTTTTCTGAACGCCTCGCGCAGCAGTCGCCGGGCGCGATTGCGCTCAACCGCGTTGCCGATCTTGCGCGTCGTCGTAATCCCGAGGCGCGGACGCTCGCTCTGGCTCGGCAGAACGAACGCCGTGAAGTAGCGGCCATGAAGCTTGCGGCCTTGCTCGTAGACGCGGCGGAACTCGTCGCGTTTCAGGATGCGGTCTGACTTGGAAAACTTCATCGGTAGTTGTCAGGTGTCTGTTGCCCGTTGCGGATGGGTCTGGCAACCGGCAACGGACACCTGATAACTGGCAACGGCTTAGTAGTGCGCCGGCGTTAAACGCTTGCGCCCTTTGGCGCGGCGGCGTTTGAGGACGAGCTGGCCGCCCTTCGTGCTCATGCGGACGCGGAAGCCGTGCGTCTTGGCGCGGCGGCGATTGTTCGGTTGAAAAGTTCTCTTCGGCATTGCCTACACCTCTCGATAAACGTCTCTACAGAAAAGGGTAAGCCTATCGGACTGAGCGGCTTGTTGTCAAGCTTGCCGCCGCGCTCAATCAGACAAGCTCTGCCGTTTGAGGAATTATCGGCAGCCGCAAGCGCGCGGGCGCACAACTAACTTTGACGATGCGGATTTGCTATGATAAGTTGAGCAACCTGGACACATGCTTAGGAGGCAGCTATGGATATCAAAGAGCGAGTAGTTGATGGGGTGAGCGTACTTGATCTATCGGGCAAGATCGTGCTCGGCGAAGGCGATGGACAGATTCGCGAGCGCATCAAAGACCTGCTGGCTGACGGTCAACGCAAGATTCTGCTGAATCTCGGCGACGTCAGCTACATTGATTCGGCGGGGCTGGGCGCGCTCATCAGCAGCTACACCACGACGAAGCGCGAGGGCGGGCAGTTGAAGCTCGTCAGCCTGACCAAGCGCATTCAAGATTTGCTGGCGATCACCAAGCTCATCACCGTCTTCGATACCTATGACGCGGAAACCGAGGCGATTGATTCGTTCTCGTCAAAGTAAGCCCGCATCCTAGACGCGAGCAGAGGGAAAAGCTGTAGAGGAGAGACACAGCACTTGCGATTCGCTCACGCTCTCCTCTGCCTCTGCTTTCGCCCTTCTCTTCCGTCCCCGCTTCAGGGCCGTTGCGAGGCCAGTGCGCGCACGCGCTCGACGCTGGTTTTAATGGCCGGATCACCCGTCGCCGCAAACGCCTTCTCGTAAATCCGCAATGCCTGCTGATACTGCTTGTCGCTCTCGTAGACATACCCCAGCTCTGACAGCGCCGCGACGGAATCGGGCAACAACTGAATGGTGATCTCCAGGGCTTCCATCGCCTTGCGCAGCTGGCCGCTGCGCGATAGCGCAATGCCATAAAAGAGCCACGCCTGCCCGTTGTCGGTGTTGGCCCTGGCGATCCTTTCCAGCGGCGCGACCGCCTTGTCAAATTGTCGCAGGCTGAAATAGGCGCGGCCCAGAACCCCCGCCGTCTTTTCATCGTCACGCAGGGCGCGCAACTTTTCGCCGACTTCCGCCGCCTCTTGCCATAAAGCATTGGCGTTGGTCTTGCGCGCTTTGCGAATCAGGCTCTCCGCTAACAAGTCGGCAGCCGCGATCTCTTCGGGGTTGGCTTTGAGGGCTTCGCGCAAGGCGGCGATGGCGCGGTCGTCGTCTTCGCGCTTGAAGTAGATCGCGCCGAGATAGTAATAGCTCACACCGGCGTCTTTTGTCTTTTCCGAGGTACCGCCCTTGCTGCTCGCCGCCGCGAACGCTGCCTCCGCTTCATCAAAGCGAGCCAGCTCATAGTAAGCTCGCCCGAGCGCCATGCGCGCGGCGGCATCCACCTCGCGCTTGGCGTTGGTGTTCAGCTCGACGTAACGCTTGAGCGGTTCGATGGCCTTTTCGTAACGCCCCGCCAGGTAGTGCGAGATGCCTATGGTGTACCACGCGCCGGCGATCTCGGCGCTTGCCGGCGCCTGCACATCGAGAAGGTCGAGGGCGCGCGTCATCGGCGTTTCGACGCGGTCGTAATGCTTCAGCTTATACTCGCAGAGGCCGATGTAATACCACGCCCCTGCGGCGTCTGGGCGGTCGGTGATCAGGTCTTGAAACTCGGCGAGCGCCGCCGCATAGTCGCCTTTGTTATAAAGCGCGACGCCGCGCTCCCAATCCGAAGCCTCGGCGGTAGCAATCATCAGCGCCACCAATAATAGTGCCGCGCACACCTTGTTAAGCATCGCTCGCATCGTCAAAACATTATGGCATGAGCCGTAATCTCTGTCGAACAGCGGCCCTCGGCAATGGGTGATTTCAGGCGTAGCTTCTTGACAGTCGGCAAGCAAACCGGTTAGGCTGACGATGTTCGAAACATCTCATACCTTGGGCCGGGCTCCCCCACTTGCCACGCAGGACGGCCATTTTGTTTTCCCTCAATCATTCCGTTGAGAAATTGCGCGCTTCAGAAATAGCGGTAGTGGCCAATCTGTCGCCAGGCGAAAAGGACGTCTTCGAGCCGCGCCCCCGCGCCGATGTTATGGACGACATAGTAGCGCTCGCCGTCGCGCGCCCGCCGGTTGACGACGATGCCGATATGCGTTTGCCCGCCGCCCAGGTCCCAGGCCACGACATCACCCGGCTCGTAATCCTTTGCGCGCTCGGTGATCGGCAGCGACTTGCCCCGCCGCTTGAAGTAGGTCATTAGGTTCGGCACGCGGCGGTGATCAATGTTCGTGTCGGGCGCTTTCAACCCCCAGCGATTCGGATAGGCCGCAAAGTTGCGCGCCATGTCTTCGTGAACTTCCTTCTGCAAATCCACGCCGCCTTTGCGAAAGGCGCGAACGATGACGTCGGCGCAGACGCCGCGCTCG comes from the Blastocatellia bacterium genome and includes:
- the yidC gene encoding membrane protein insertase YidC, whose protein sequence is MERKRLLLALVLSVTVLMGYSWVMNRFFPPPPPQPVEEPLATSPQPLPTNPPAVSTPAPAPVTAKTKPQAPAPAPAPVIEEVPRDLIVNTPYWKVTLTNHGAVATSWVMHHYRDNDKDRPLLGADRGDLQLIPQPLPEGLDAPLALKLPAQPELAAQLNATNYQTKVEGVAISGNEITINSGEQGKIIFTAAKGGVTSTKEFTFYGNRMVFDARASVTGSESPAQLVVGSGFGDQSDKAGGSYSTPPQIVMYTTDGSREQMAGAKVNPATAAAHTYQWAGVVDHYFAMLAVPDQPAVGVTPANVQVKPDPNQAAHDYPSVAVPAATDVHIFVGPKDRELLAEVGRELHSASLGNVIDYGFFGVIVRPLIYPLAWALNFFAGIFHNYGWAIVVVTILINLAMWPLRASSSKKMKQAAKHQPRLKELQDRMKKLKENPKKYERELQQLQQEQLSIMKEANPLGGCLPLLLQLPIFWAVYMYLGMSLDVRLTPWLGWIHDLSKPDPFKILPIVMCISMIASTKFTPQPASADPAMKMQRVMMTWLMPVMLTYFFFLSAPSGLVLYWMVSNLVGVGIQLLINKQASGPPAEAAAVVSSSAQKANKQKGGKPKAGKDRAALPSGDLS
- the yidD gene encoding membrane protein insertion efficiency factor YidD, encoding MKVVLIALIRGYQMVISPMLPPACRFTPTCSAYTLEAVRRYGALRGAYMGVRRLLRCHPFHPGGYDPVK
- the rnpA gene encoding ribonuclease P protein component, which translates into the protein MKFSKSDRILKRDEFRRVYEQGRKLHGRYFTAFVLPSQSERPRLGITTTRKIGNAVERNRARRLLREAFRKNKWLVPAGVDIVINVKRPLVEAAYGDLEGDFIAFLARAGQQ
- the rpmH gene encoding 50S ribosomal protein L34 — encoded protein: MPKRTFQPNNRRRAKTHGFRVRMSTKGGQLVLKRRRAKGRKRLTPAHY
- a CDS encoding STAS domain-containing protein, with translation MDIKERVVDGVSVLDLSGKIVLGEGDGQIRERIKDLLADGQRKILLNLGDVSYIDSAGLGALISSYTTTKREGGQLKLVSLTKRIQDLLAITKLITVFDTYDAETEAIDSFSSK
- a CDS encoding tetratricopeptide repeat protein, translating into MLNKVCAALLLVALMIATAEASDWERGVALYNKGDYAAALAEFQDLITDRPDAAGAWYYIGLCEYKLKHYDRVETPMTRALDLLDVQAPASAEIAGAWYTIGISHYLAGRYEKAIEPLKRYVELNTNAKREVDAAARMALGRAYYELARFDEAEAAFAAASSKGGTSEKTKDAGVSYYYLGAIYFKREDDDRAIAALREALKANPEEIAAADLLAESLIRKARKTNANALWQEAAEVGEKLRALRDDEKTAGVLGRAYFSLRQFDKAVAPLERIARANTDNGQAWLFYGIALSRSGQLRKAMEALEITIQLLPDSVAALSELGYVYESDKQYQQALRIYEKAFAATGDPAIKTSVERVRALASQRP
- a CDS encoding DUF1287 domain-containing protein, whose product is MTQLFRTLPAFLLAVSVMIAAACAPKAMRADYAQSLSVEVRPALRPIIESALEQTTQTTVYDPAYMKLAYPGGDLPIERGVCADVIVRAFRKGGVDLQKEVHEDMARNFAAYPNRWGLKAPDTNIDHRRVPNLMTYFKRRGKSLPITERAKDYEPGDVVAWDLGGGQTHIGIVVNRRARDGERYYVVHNIGAGARLEDVLFAWRQIGHYRYF